The sequence acagtctcaaagaaaaccattagtaacacacaacgccgtcatggattaaaatcctgcagtgcacggAAGGTCCCCGTGCTCAAgacagcgcatgtccaggcccatctgaagtttgcataTGACCATCTGGATAATccggaggaggaatgggagaaggtcatggacaaaaatagagctttttggtctaaactccactcgccgtgtttggaagaagaaggatgagtacaaccccaagaacaccatcccaactgtgaagcatggaggtggaaacatcattctttggggatgcttttctacaaaggggacaggacgactgcaccgtattgaggggaggatggatggggccatgtatcgcgggatcttggccaacaacctccttccctcagtaagcgCATTGAAGATGGGTAGTGGCtgagtcttccagcatgacaacgacccgaaacacacagccagggcaactaaggagtggctccgtaagaagatcctggagtggcctagccagtctccagacctgaacccaatagaaaatctttggagagagctgaaagtccgtattgcccagcgacagccccgaaacctgaaggatctggagaaggtctgtatggaggagtgggccaaaatccctgctgcagtgtgtgcaaacctggtcaagaactacaggaaacgtatgatctctgtaattgcaaacaatggtttctgtaccaaatattaagttctgcttttctgatgtatcaaatacttatgtcatgcaataaaatgtaaattaattacttaaaaatcctacaatgtgttattctggatttttgttttagattccgtctctcacagttgaagtgtacctatgataaaacattacagacctctacatgctttgtaagtgggaaaacctgcaaaatcggcagtgtatcaaatacttgttcgcCACACTGTATATGTTTTTTTGCTTTAATGCTAAAAAAGGACATTTCATCCAAAGAGCACCCTCACAGAAGCCAAGTAGCACCCCTACCTCCAAGTATTCTCCCCAAGTTTGATTTCATTGACAGATTTTCCAAAAAGATTAAACAGGAACAGGATTTGAAAGTCCAGCTCAACTTCCAGTGGTTTGTTTCTCTGTGCTAATCCTTACAGGATCGGTGGTTCCATCCCCATTGTGTTCTCCTATTACTCAGAGTTTCTGGCCCAGGAGAAACGTGGGGAGCACCTCAGTTGGCTCTGCATGTTCTGGATGATTGGTGGCATCTATGCCTCAGCTATGGCATGGGCCATCATCCCACACTATGGTGAGTAGCCTATGGCGGGAATTCAATCATCACGGATATTGTCCCAAAAGCGCACAAAATGCCTTACCACAAAGTTGTATCTAAGGATTACGCAGGTTTATACGGTTTGTGCTttgtcccatttctctctctctgcttcctctcctcccaggcTGGAGTTTCCAGATGGGCTCTGCGTACCAGTTCCACAGCTGGCGTGTGTTCGTCCTGGTGTGTGCATTTCCCTCTGTTGCGGCTATTGCTTCTCTCACCACCATGCCAGAAAGCCCGCGCTTCTTCTTAGAGGTAAGCAGGGATCACTTTCTGAAAAATCCATTTAGAAGCAGTTTACCCAATTCCAATTCTAACCTCAATCACTTGAagccatatacagttgaagtcggaagtttacatacaccttagccaagtacatttaaactcagtttttcacaattcctgtgaaatgtcagaataatagtagagaaaattatttatctcaacttttatttctttcatcacattcccagtgggtcaaaagtttacataaactcaattagtatttggtagcattgcctttaaattgtttaacttggataaAACGTGTctagtagccttccacaagcttcccacaataaattgggtgaattttggcccattccccctgacagagctggtgtaactgagtcaggtttgtaggcctccttgctcgcacacgccattcagttctgcccacaaattgtctataggattgaggtcagtgctttgtgatggccactccagtatttgactttgttgtccttaagccattttcccacaactttggaagtatgcttggggtcattgtccatttggaagacccatttgcgaccaagctttaacttcctgactgatgtcttgagatgttgcttcaatatatccacttaattgtccttcctcatgatgccatctattttgtgaattgcaccagtctctcctgcagcaaagcacccccacaacatgatgctgccacccccgtggttcacggttgggatggtgttcttcggcttgcaagcctcccctttttcctccaaacataatgatggtcttatcctccaaacataatgatggtctttatggccaaacagttctatttttgtttcatcagaccagaggacatttctccaaaaaaataCGATattcgtccccatgtgcagttgcaaaccgtagtctgtcttttttatggcggttttggagcagtggcttcttccttgctgagcggcctttcaggttatgtcgacttAGGACTCGTTTTGCTGTGCATATAGATAgttgtgtacctgtttcctccagcatcttcacaaggtcctttgatgttgttctgggattgatttgcacttttcgcacaaagtgcattcatctctaggagacaaaacgcctctccttcctgagcgttatgatggctacgtggtcccatggtgtttatacttgcgtactattgtttgtacaggtgaacgtggtaccttcaggcgtttggaaattgctcccaaggatgaaccagattttgtttgtgaggtcttggctgatttctttgattttcccatgatgtcaagcaaagaggcactgagtttgaagataggccttgaaatacatccacaggtacacctccaattgactcaaatgatgtcaattagcctatcagaagcttctaaacccttgacataattttctggaattttccaagctgtttaaagacacagtcaacttagtgtatgtaaacttctgacccactggaattgtgatacagtgaatgataagtgaaataatctgtctgtaaacaattgttggaaaaattacttgtgtcatgcacaaagtagatgtcctaaccgacttgccaaaactatagtttcttaacaagaaatttgtggagtggttgaaaaactagttttaatgactccaacctaagtgtatgtaaacgtccgacttcaactgtatgtatgcatAACTGGTACCATAGAATCTATCTGGAAGGAATGGGATGCGTGGGATAaagtgccttcataaagtattcacaacccCTTGACTTGATTTTGTTAAGTTACAaggtgggattaaaattgatttaattgtaatttttttgtAAATGAGCTCCACAAAAtattctgtaatgtcaaagtggaagaaaaatactAACATTTATAAAAACTTAATGAAAATTAAAACaataatatatcttgattacataagtattcaaccccctaaGTCAATACATTTGGCAGCaatacctttggcagcgattacagctgcaactatttctgggtaagtctctaagagctttgcacacctggattgtataatATTTGCACATTTATCTTAAAACAATTATTGGCTGTTGatttgtcaagttggttgttgatcactgcTAGATGGCCATTTGCAAGAGAATTATCAAGCCCACGAATACGGACcacaatacaacaaacaatcactcacaaccAAACATGGGGAACAgaaggttaaataataaacagGTAATTGGGTgagtgaaaccaggtgtgtaagacagacaaaacaaatggaaaatgaaaagtggattggAGGTGACTAGAAGGCCGGCGACGTCGACAGCCAAATGCCCCCCCCCACCCTTGACGCGTGGCTCCAGCAGCACACCGACACCTACCTCTGGTACGACCCTGAGGACGAGGCACAGGGCGATCCGGGTGGCGACGGTGGAACGCCAGCAGCAATGAAGGGTCCAAAAcgtcctccaccggcacccagcatctctcctccggaccgtacccatcccactccacgaggtactgaaggcccctcaccCGACGCCTCGAGTCCAGGATGGCTCGAACAGCATACGCCTGGGCCCCcttgatgtccagagggggcagagggacctcccgcacctcagcttcctggagtggaccagccaccactggcctgaggagagacacatggaacgagggatgAATACGGTAATCTGGGGGAAGCTATAACCTATAGCATACCTCGTTCTGTCTCCTCTggactttgaatggccccacaCACCGCGGACCCAGTTTACGGCAGGGCAGCGGAGATGCAGGTtccgggtcgagagccagacccgatCCCCTGGTGCAAACACCGGAGCCTCACTGCGGAGACGGTCGGCGCCCGCCTTCTGCCGCCTCACGGCCCGTTGCAGGTGCACATGGGCGGCGTCTCAGGTCCCCTCCGAACGCTTAAACCATTTGTCCACCGCAGGAGCTTCAATCTGGCTCTGATGCAATGGTGCCAGAACTGGCTGATACCCCAGTATGCACTGGAAAGGAGAGAGGTTattggaggagtggcggagtgagttttgagccatctctgcccaggggatgAACGCCaaccactcccccggccggtcctggcaatatgaCCGCAGGAACCTACCCAGATCCTGGTTTaatctctccacctgcccgttactccATAACAatggagttgaatacttattgactcaagacatttaaggTTTAacgtttttattaatttgtaaaaatttcGAAAAATATAATTCCACctcgacattatggggtattgtgtgtagaccagtgaacAGAAATCTCaatataatccattttaaattcaggctgtaactagggatgcaccgatatgacatttttggctgaAACCGATATcaaatattttccttgccaaaaaacaAAACGATAACGATAACCAATATTTAACATTTTAGCTGCCtgttaagcattctagtacagttaaatagttgaaacacacaaacacacacacacacaggtagcggtccttgtacctagcatcgaacatggtggcgacacagtagaGGCTAAGAGAGAATTCCACCGAATCACTTGTTCACAGCCTCTGTGAGAGTACTTTTTCCAAGTTAACCCGACGGTCTGTGTTGGCGTTTTTGtggtatgagaaccagcacattaTTGAGCATGTAATACGGCTTTTCTCAGTACGAAATCGTCgtcgacccactgtgctgtcagatgctcatggggctgacatcGCTGGTTCAAATatcagtcgtgaagctaatagcagttaCACCCATAACAAGTAGCTTGTGGATGCGAGTTTCAACAAGATTGTGTAACTCTGGTAGGGCAACATCTAAAAAATAGTGCCTACTTGGTAGTAGGTGCTCGACCAgttggcgaaagccaacatcatccacgaaagaaaacggttgattgtcaagggcaattaatttttagctaatatcgtccgattccgatatTCTTACCCATATATTGTGCGTCCCTAGTTGTAGCACAACAAAatattgaaaaagtcaaggggtgttaatactttctgaaggcgctgtatgtcATTACCTGAGTTGACTATTGAACAGCAGTAAATATTGCAGATTATACCCTTAAAGGTACACACTGGGATCTTGTGAATTTAGTCTTTTCAATTCTTCAGATTCTTCAGACTGATTGAGTTTAGCACAACTGTCTTACTCTAGTAGCATAAACCAGAATATAAGCTTTTATTACAAATTCTTGGAAATTAAGGCACATTACAGTATACCCTTAGACACTTCACACAGACATAATGTATCGCAATACTCGTAATGTGTTTCAACTGTAAGTGTTTCTGATGAGGTATGCGATCATTTCCCAACAGAACGGCAAACACGACGAAGGCTGGATGATTCTGAAACAAGTTCACGACACCAACATGAGAGCAAAGGGGCACCCAGAGAAGGTGTTTTCTGTGAGTATTTCTGAGACACACATGTAAAGTCTTTGAATCTCAGGGTTCTTCTGCAAAACGTGTTTATGAAGTTGTATTCTCCTGTCCCAGCTGTTTGTTATTGTGTAACCACGTCCCCAGCCTGGACAGTGTCTGATGTTGTCTGCTGCGTGGCCTAGACCTGCTATGTTTTTACCACTCCAAACGAGACGTTCCCTCGCGGGAAAATCTCATTTCATCGAATCTAATCTAATGTATACATGAACTACACACAAATGAGTTGAAGATGGGAAGGTCTTGTTTTTTCCCAGGTCACCACCATCAAGACTGTAAAGCAGATGGACGAGCTGGTGGACATGGGGGGAGACATATCAACCTTGCGACGCTATAAATTGAAGCTGGCCAGCCTATTCCACCAGGTAAGAGTCATGTTAAGATCCCTATAAAGGTATGAGAATATGGTTGTTTTCTGTGTATATCTTTTATATTTCATACAGAATATGTTCATTTGTGACTGCATACACCGTTTAGCAAAAGCTTGTAGACAAAATGACCAAAGCCCAACGTATGCTTAGGTTAAAAAAGAGAATTGTGCAATGTGTTTTATAGTGGGTTTTTATGCTTTTAAACCGTGTCAGCAGTAAAACCTAGATGCATATTTGAGTTATTCTCTGTGGGTTGCTATAGGTGCGGAGTAACTTCTTGGCCATCTTCAATCCAGAatacagaaggaccaccttcaTGATGATGGCTGTCTGGTTGACCATGTCGTTCAGGTAGCAGAACCAGGGCCATGACCATAGTGGTTATCAGCGGCCTGTGCACAAACCGGTTCTTTTTTTGTTCAATCATAAAGCTCAAGAAATGTTTAGTCATATcaaatcaaaaaaaaaaaaattaaatggtGGCTCCTGCCGTCTTAACTTACTGGAGCATTGATATTATTAAGGTTTATACTTATCTCAACTGATTTCAACATAGTGAAGAAATGAAGAAACGTAATCATGTTTGTTTGGTTAAGCCACATTTTTGTCTTTTGCTTCTCCCCCAGCTACTATGGGCTGACAGTGTGGTTCCCTGACATGATCAAGTACATCCAGAAGCAGGAATATGCCTCGCGCACCAAGTTCTTCACCAAGGAGCGAGTGGAGCATGTCACTTTTAACTTCACCTTGGAGAACCAAGTGCACCGCCAAGGACAGTACTTCAACGACAAGTCAGTCCTCATTATATTACACGGAACTTTCTGAATTTGCTAAATGTTCTTCTTAAATCGGGTGTGGTAAACTGTGCTGGTCTTAATTTTGCAACTATGCAATGGACACTAACTGCTTGTCAACTCTAATACAACTGGGCCGCTAAATACGTCTGTCTTACTTTTACATTGTCCACAAGGTTCATCAACCTTAAGATGAAGTCCATGGTGTTTGAGGACTCTTTGTTTGAGGAGTGCTACTTTGAGGACATCACCTCTAGCAGAAGCTTCTTCAGAAACTGCACCTTCATCTCAACCCTCTTTTACAATACAGGTAAAGTGTCTCCCAAAACAAGAAGCATAAACAATATAAAGTGGAGCTTACAATAGTTATGAGCTCAGTCCATGCCtagatgttctgtattatgtttcatgttttgtgtggaccccagcaagagtagctgctgcttttgtaacagctaatggggatccaaataaaatACCTAATACCATTGAACTGGGCAGTATCCTACCCTTGGACCCTTCTTGACAATCACTCTTAACTTTCTTTTCTCTTGACAGACTTGTTCCAGAACAGAATCATCAACAGCAAACTGGTAAACAGCACCTTCCTACACAACAAGGAAGGCTGTCTGCTGGACTTCACTGATGACAACAACGCCTACATGATCTACTTTGTCAGTTTCCTGGGCACATTGGCCGTGTTGCCCGGCAACATTGTGTCAGCCCTGCTGATGGACAAAATTGGACGTCTGAGGATGCTGGGTATGTCACGCCTTCATTAATGTGTTTTTGATGCTCTATACAGGATTTAAAGAATATGTGCATATTTTGAGATTATACATCTGGTGATACATGAATTGTGCCCCGCCCCCCTTCCTACACCACAGTACTTCATGAGTCGCCGACTAACAGAAAGGTCCCGTATCTTTGTCTGATCTTTttcaccctctttctcttccccctcaATCTCTTTTCCTACACAGCGGGATCAAGTGTCATATCTTGTGTCAGCTGTTTCTTCCTGTCGTTCGGCAGTACCGAGTCGGGAATGATCGCCCTTTTATGTCTCTTTGGCGGCATCAGCATAGCTTCCTGGAATGCCCTGGATGTATTGACTGTGGAACTGTACCCCTCGGATAAAAGGCAAGTGCAGCTACCTCACATTTTGAAAGTGTTACAGCTCCTTAATTATTGCACAGTGAATAAATGCGTATTTTATGCAAACATATTTATTGAAAAGGTATTGAAGTTTTCATGTTAAGTTTTAAGAAGTGACCCTGTCAGAAGTGCTGACAATTTCCATTGTTTTCTCTTTTTTAGGACCACTGCATTTGGCTTCTTAAATGCCCTTTGCAAGTTGGCTGCTGTCCTGGGCATAAGCATCTTCCAGTCATTTGTAGGCATCACCAAAGCTGTGCCCATCTTGTTCGCTGCGGGTGCACTCGCTGCCGGGAGTTTCCTAGCACTAAAGCTGCCTGAAACACGGGGCCAGGTGCTGCAGTAGCACAATTCACCACCAGAAGGCAGCGCAGTGTAGCTTCAGTGGCCACATTACAACCAGAGCCCGACCAACCGTACAATCTCAGCCTTTAGCAATCCAACGTTGCTCATTAAACACTAAAAAACAGACTGTCATCAACAGTGTCACAACAGTCCCAGATTACTGAGAAAATATGACGATAGCATCGGACTTAAAATGCAGATGTGACCCATATAGCCAGCACAGGCTGGCTGGCATCTTGACCACAGCATAAAATAGCACATTGGGTTTGCTTCTCAGAGATTAGACAGAATGAAATCCTGCCAACAAAGATATACGTTTATAAACCACTGCCAAAGGATACAAAGATACTGCTTGATGGCTACAATGCCTCATGGGGATACTTCCCAACAAAAGAGATCAAACATCTATACACCCTCAATTCATCATAGCACCCATATCTGACCCTAATACCAAATAATATGAGGTTAAAGATGCCCTCCAACAGATTCCCACATGAAAATAGCTTTCCACTGAATGTACATATCTTAATGGCTTCCTCTGAAAGAGAATATTGCAGACAATATTTATCTTACCAGGTGACATGCGCCAAGCTCCCTGCATCACAATAAGGATATAGATTATGTGTTCAAACTTGGCATCGAAACGAGCTATTTTATCATATAGAAAATGGACTGTACATGTGTGTTGAAGATATATCGCAAGAAAATAAATAATGACAGGACAAAATAACTGGTAAATATTTAAGTTGATTTATTGTTGGTAATTCGAAGGGATCGGTTTTGTTGATATGCACAGAAAAAAAAATGACAATGTATGTTTGTCCACATCACATTTACATCAAGCAGTGAAATGTATGCCTAAATAGCTATATGTTGTGTGCGTATTAGGGAGAAAGGTGGAGAAAGTGTTGCATCCGTCTGTATGTTTTTGTCATTGGTTCAATGAGACTTCCGAGGAGCCTATTCATGTACATTGATCTCCGATGATAAAGTGCAGCATTATGGTTCTGTAAAGATATTGGAAAAACAGACAAAGATGAGTAAATAAGATGAGAACCTATTTAACACATCAGTGGAGATATCCTTTCATTTTGAAAGGCTAGAATATTGTTCCTTTCAATGCGTCAACGAGTCCAGCATCACAGCTCATGCTTCCTGCGTCTCACATAGTGCTCTTATGCTCACTCTTCATCAGCATGTTTAACATTCCAGTTAGCTACGGCCAACATGTGCCCTCTGCTGTCTTTGAAGGACATTACACCTAGGAGGACCAAAGTCAGTCGGTTCAGTTGTTAAACGATGCAGTATTAATGAAGCACAAATGATGCCATATACACTGTTACTAAGCACATTGTCCTTCAGTCATGCAGCTCATGGGAATAGAACCATAGCAACTAGTCACTCACAGATTCATTTGAAGTGCTCAATTAAATCCAAACTGTGTTGTGTTTTTCCACAGTAGTATATAAAACACCATTTTCTCTGTGATATGAAATGTTCAAGTTATTGTGTCcaccgcccctccctccctctcgaaaAATCCCCTCAAAGGTAGATGCCTACAGTTTTCAGAATAACATGTGCACAAGGGTATGTACATTGGCAAGGCAGGCTTGGTTGAATCTAGCCCTATGTCTTTATAGTTTATGTGCTTTCCTGTCAC comes from Oncorhynchus gorbuscha isolate QuinsamMale2020 ecotype Even-year linkage group LG24, OgorEven_v1.0, whole genome shotgun sequence and encodes:
- the LOC124012813 gene encoding synaptic vesicle glycoprotein 2A-like, encoding MEDGYQNKTAFIKGAKDIAKEVKRQAAKKVGRGVDKMTDEYSKRSYARFEEDDDDDYPEVPGGQDSGYYRGDSQAANDDEGGHSDSTEGHDEDDEIYEGEYQGIPRADSSKAADGLAGGNGQQFRDMAQFEGERRKDQEELAQQYETILQECGHGKFQWTLYFVLGLALMADGVEIFVVGFVLPSAEKDMCLSEESKGMLGLIVYLGMMVGAFVWGGLADRIGRRQSLLICLSINSVFSFFSSFVQGYSTFLLCRLLSGVGIGGSIPIVFSYYSEFLAQEKRGEHLSWLCMFWMIGGIYASAMAWAIIPHYGWSFQMGSAYQFHSWRVFVLVCAFPSVAAIASLTTMPESPRFFLENGKHDEGWMILKQVHDTNMRAKGHPEKVFSVTTIKTVKQMDELVDMGGDISTLRRYKLKLASLFHQVRSNFLAIFNPEYRRTTFMMMAVWLTMSFSYYGLTVWFPDMIKYIQKQEYASRTKFFTKERVEHVTFNFTLENQVHRQGQYFNDKFINLKMKSMVFEDSLFEECYFEDITSSRSFFRNCTFISTLFYNTDLFQNRIINSKLVNSTFLHNKEGCLLDFTDDNNAYMIYFVSFLGTLAVLPGNIVSALLMDKIGRLRMLAGSSVISCVSCFFLSFGSTESGMIALLCLFGGISIASWNALDVLTVELYPSDKRTTAFGFLNALCKLAAVLGISIFQSFVGITKAVPILFAAGALAAGSFLALKLPETRGQVLQ